A genomic segment from Chanos chanos chromosome 2, fChaCha1.1, whole genome shotgun sequence encodes:
- the hs3st1 gene encoding heparan sulfate glucosamine 3-O-sulfotransferase 1 — protein MAVGLFGLLLFISQSPSVPSRPPYRDHATPSPPLLTPFNHTTHWPHPNGTLQQLPDIIIIGVRKGGTRALIEMLSLHSAVVAAQNEVHFFDWDSHYQRGLDWYLSQMPFSYPGQLTVEKTPAYFTSSKVPERIKRMNPDVRLLLILRDPTERVLSDYTQVFHNRLQKHKYLQPIESLLLRDGELNLDYKALNRSLYYVHMQNWLRHFPLERIHLVDGDALIRDPLSEMKKVEEFLDLEPQINASNFYFNRTKGFYCLREHGRERCLHDSKGRTHPRVAPDILQKLYGYFSQPNRKFFQLVGRTFEWN, from the coding sequence ATGGCGGTTGGGCTCTTCGGGCTCctgcttttcatttctcagtctCCCTCTGTCCCGTCCAGGCCGCCTTACCGTGACCATGCTACCCCTTCACCACCCCTGCTCACCCCCTTCAACCACACCACCCACTGGCCCCATCCTAATGGGACCCTGCAGCAGCTCCCTGATATCATCATCATTGGGGTGAGGAAGGGAGGGACACGGGCGTTGATTGAAATGCTGAGTCTGCACAGCGCGGTAGTTGCTGCCCAAAATGAAGTGCATTTCTTCGACTGGGACAGCCACTACCAGAGAGGCCTTGACTGGTATCTGTCCCAAATGCCTTTCTCTTACCCTGGGCAGCTGACGGTGGAGAAGACCCCAGCATACTTCACATCGAGTAAAGTCCCTGAGCGGATTAAACGAATGAACCCTGATGTCAGGTTGCTGTTGATTCTGAGAGACCCAACAGAGCGCGTTCTGTCAGACTACACACAGGTGTTTCACAACCGGCTACAGAAACACAAGTATCTCCAGCCCATCGAATCTCTCCTACTGCGGGACGGGGAGCTGAACCTGGACTACAAGGCTTTGAACCGGAGCCTCTACTATGTCCACATGCAAAACTGGCTCCGGCACTTTCCGCTGGAACGCATCCACTTGGTGGATGGAGACGCGCTGATCCGAGATCCCCTTTCCGAGATGAAGAAGGTGGAGGAGTTTTTAGATTTGGAGCCTCAGATTAATGCCTCCAATTTCTACTTTAATCGGACTAAAGGCTTCTACTGCTTGAGAGAGCACGGGCGTGAACGCTGCCTGCATGATTCCAAAGGACGAACACATCCCCGCGTGGCTCCTGACATTCTTCAGAAACTCTATGGCTACTTCAGCCAGCCCAACAGAAAGTTCTTCCAGCTCGTGGGAAGAACATTCGAGTGGAATTGA